A segment of the Streptomyces sp. Tu 2975 genome:
CTCCTGCGGCCCGCGCAGGTCGTGGTCACCGGTCCGCCGACCACCGCCGCGGGCGGGCCGGGTCCCCGTGCGGACGGGGGCACCGGTTCGGACGGGGACGCCGCTCCGGCGGACGGCTCGCCGGTTGCCGGCGAGCGGGACACTCGTCCCGAACGGCCGGACGGCGGGGCGGGGGAGGGCGGCGAGCGGGGAATCCGGCCCGAGCACTGACCCGTTCCGGCCCCGGCGTCCGGTGCCGGCCCTGGCTTCCGGCCCGGACGCTACCGGTTTCCGGCCCGACCCCGCCGCCCGGAAAAGCAGGTGCGTGCGTCCACCGGCCCTGTCAGGCTGCGCCGGTGGACCGTCAACAGATCTCCCGACTCGCCCATGCCGATCATCCCGTAGCGTCCCCGCTGGACGACGACTCCGTACGCCTCCTGCTCCGGCACGGCATCCGGTCCGGCGCCGAGCGCGTGCTGGATCTGGGCTGCGGCGGCGGGGAATGGCTGCTGCGCGCGTTGGCCGCGCAGCCCCGTCTGAAGGGCGACGGCGTCGACGTCTCCGAGGACGCCCTGGCCCGAGCGAGGGAGACCGCGACCGAGCTCGGGGTTCACGAGCGCCTCGCCCTCCATCACCGCGACGCGGCCGGCTTCGACTCCCCGCACACTTTCGATCTTGTGATCAGTACGGGGGCGGCGCACGCCTTCGGCGGGCTGCTCCCCACCCTCGCGGCGGCCCGCACACACCTGGCGCCCGGGGGCCGCGTCCTGATCGGGGACGGTTTCTGGAAACGCGAGCCCTCGCAGGAGGCCGTCGAAATGCTCGGGGACCTCACTGACCTGGCGACCACCGTGGAGCGGGTCGTCGACGACGGATGGACCCCGGTCCACGGGCATGTGAGCACCCGTCAGGAGCTCGATGCCTACGAGTGGTCATGGACGGGATCGCTGGCCACCTGGGCTCTCGACCACCGTGACGATCCGGACAGTACGCAGGCGCTCGCGGCGGCCACTGCCCACCGGTCCGACTGGCTGCGCGTCTACCGCGACAGCTGGGGCTTCGTCTCCCTGGTCCTGCGGCGCACGACGGACTGAACCGGGCAAGCTACGACGGCCCCCGGTCGAGCTGTGCGACGGCCCACGTCGCCCGGGCCGGCAGATCACCCAGCGATGAGCGGAACTGCTTGGCGATCCTGTCCAGCAGGACCTTCCCGTGCCGCATCGTCTCCCGTGCGAGGTCCGTCTCACCGGCCTCCACGGCCGCGAGCACCAGCTCCAGATGCTGCTCCGTGATCATCCGGCCGAGGTTCCGGCGGTGCCACTCGAACACCGTTTCGTCCGGTGCGGCCCCGTCGAGTCCCACGGCCGCCCGTGCCCGCTCCAACGCCCGTCGCGCCGCCCTCAGGTCACCGTTGCGGCGCTCCAGCCGCGCAAGAACGTAGGCTTCCGCGGCCCGGTCCCACCCCGTGACCTGCAACGACAGCAGGCCGAACTGCGCCCGGGCCGCCTGCGCGTGGTCACCGAGCCGTTCCAGCGCGCGGCTCAACTCCTTGAGCCGCGCCGCGTCCGGGCCCGTGTCGTCGAGCATGCGGATCAGCGCGACGCGGGCGTGTTCAGTGCGGCCCTGCCGTCGGGCAAGCTCGATCCAGGTGAACTCGCACTGCCTCGACGGGTCCTGGCCGTAATGCTCCGCGTCCTCGGTCCGTGCCCGGTCCACGGCGCCGGCGGCATCCGTCACCTCGCCGCCGGTCGCCCTTCGCAGCAGCGGCACATCCTCCGCGCGGCCGTGCAGGCCGACGAGGACGGCGGCCAGGCGGCTCTCCTCGAACCATTCGGTCCGCTCGGTGCTCTCGCGTTCCAGCAGGAAGCGCAGCAACGGCAGGTCGTCCGCGCGGCGGTCGTACTGCGCGGCGCGGACCACCCCGGCCCGCAGCACCGCGTCGGCGCCCACCTCCTCCCACGAGCCGGGCACGCCGGACCGCATCCTCTCCAACGACTCCCGTCCCGGCGCCAGCACGACGTCACACAGCGAGCGGTGCGGCGGGTCGCCGGGCAGGCGGTACGCCCCCAGCTCCTCGGCGTTGAGCAGGACATGATCCGGCTCCGTGCGCCCCGCGGCGGCCTCCGCCCTGGCGGCCAGCTCGACGAGGGGACGCTCGGGCAGGCCCAGCCCGCTCAGCAACGCCGCCCGCTGGGCGTCCAGGTCGGGGGCGAACTGCTCGCGTGCCTCCTCGTCACCCTCGCGGACCGCGGCGAGCAACTGCTCCTCGTCGAGGCCCGGGCGGATCCCCTCGCACCACCAAGGCAGCCTGATGATCGTCTCCAGTGCCTCGGTGACACTGTCGGCGATCAGTACGGCGTCGCCCTCCGAGGACGCGTACAGCACCGCGCCGTCCCCGCATACGAAGAACGTGCCGCCGGTGTCGTCCCCGGCAATCGGTTCCAACGGGCCGCCGGACGCCAGCCGGACGTCCTCCACGTGGTCGGCACGGTCGAGGTCGAAGTTGAACGGGAAGGCGGCGAGTTCGGCGAGTTCCTGACGGGTGCGCAGCAGCTTCAGGGCGGGATCGTTCATGCGGCCGAACCCTACTGGGGCTGCTGAAGACCCCGACTGGTGCCGTGCGTCTCTCGCGAGGCCTGTGCCTCGCTCCGGCGAATCTCGGAGCGATACGCTGCCCGCCGAGGGGTCACGTCGAGTCGCGCACGACGAGTTCCGTGGGCAGGACCACGTGCTGACGCCGAGCGCCGGGGTCGGTGATTTCGGCCAGCAGGATGCGGGCGATGGTCCTTCCGATCTCCTCGACCGGCTGGCGCACGGTCGTCAGCGGAGGGTCGGTGTGCCGGGCGATGAACGAGTCGTCGAAGCCGATCACCGCCACGTCCTCCGGGATGCGCCGGCCCTGCGCGCGCAGCTCGCTCATAGCGCCGACGGCCATCACGTCCGACGCCGCGAAGACGGCGTCGAGATCCGGGACCCGTTCAAGAAGCGAACGCATGGCCTGTCTACCGCCCTCCTCGGTGAAGTCGGCGGCGGCGACGAGGTGTCCGCCGGAGTCCCGGCCGGCCGTGCCGAGGGCGTCGCGCCAGCCGTGCAGACGGCTCCGGCCGACGTCCATGTCCAGCGGACCGGTGATCGTCGTGATGGTCCGCCGTCCCCGTTCCACCAGGTGCCGCACGGCGGCGGCGGCGCCGCCCACGTTGTCGGAGTGCGCGTGGCTCAGCGACTCGGCGGGGGAGCGGCGGCCGGCGAGCACGGTGGGCAGCCCCATGTCCTCGAGGAGCCCCGGCAGGGGGTCGTGCTCGTGCACGGAGACCAGCAGTACGCCGTCCACCCGGCGCGCGGCGACAGAGTCGGTGAGCTGGTCCTGTTCGCCCTTGTCCCGTACGAGGACCAGCTGGAGCTGGGTCCGGGTGTCGGCCAGGCCGGTGCTGACCCCCCGGATGACCGCGGAGAAGTACGGCTCCGAGCCCAGTCGGCTCTCCGACTCCGGGATCACCAGGGCGATCGAGTCGGTCCTGCTGGTGACCAGGCCCCGGGCGACGGAGTTCGGCACGTAACCGAGTTCCGCGATCGCCGCCAGGACCGCGTCCCGCGCTTCGTCGCTGACGAGTTCCGAACCGTTGATGACGCGTGAAACCGTCGTGCGGCCCACACCGGCCCGCGCGGCCACGGTCTTGATGGTCGGCCGCCGGCTGCCCCCCATGGCTCCTCCCTCGTCGATCGGCGTGACACGCCGCCAGGCAGCGCATTTTGCCAGAAGTCCGCGCCGTGCCCTGCGATGAGTCCGGTTCGCCTCCGAGATGTGCCTCGGAAGACGATCTGGTTTCAAGTTCTTGACAGGCGCACAGCGAGGCCGTCAGTCTTCGTGCACCTTGGTGGGCACGTTCCCATCGTAGCTTGGGAACGTGCCCACCGATGAATCGGGCCGCTCGGCGGACCAAAAGGTCCGCATACCGGTGCGTCGGCACCGTCGCTGGGGAGGACACCCATGACCAGGAATCAGAAGCTGTTGCGTACAAGAATTACGGGCACCGTCTCCGGACTGGCCGCCCTCGGTCTGATCGTCGGCTGCAGCAGCGGCGGCGACTCCGGTACCGGCGGCGGCGTCAGGGACGGCAAGGTCACCATCACCATGGGCCTCTTCGGCGTCATGGGGTACAAGGAGACCGGTCTGCTGGACCGCTACATGAAGGAGAACCCGAACGTCACCATCAAGGCCGACGTGGCCGGTGACGAGCAGACCTACTACACGGCCCTGCAGACGCACCTGGCGGCGGGCAGCGGACTGAAGGACATCCAGGGCATAGAGATCGGGCGGGCCAAGGAGCTCGTGGACACCCAGGCCGACAAGTTCGTCGACCTCTCCGGCGTCCCCGGCATCGACCACTACCTGCCCTGGAAACTCAGCCAGGTCACCACCCCGGACAAGAAGCTCATCGGGCTCGGCACGGACATCGGCCCGATGGCCGTCTGCTACCGCAAGGACCTGTTCGAGCAGGCCGGACTGCCGACGGACCGGAACGAGGTGGCGAAGCTGTGGGCGGGCGACTGGTCGAAGTACGTCCAGGCCGGCAAGGACTTCAAGGCCGGTTCCAAGGGTGACGGCGTGTCCTTCATGGACAGCGCCAGCGGCCTGTTCAACGCGATGATCTACGGCAACTCGGAGCAGTTCTACGACAAGGACGGAGAGCTGATCTACCAGGACAGCCCCGCCGTCGCCGCGGCCTGGAACCTCGCCTCGCAGGCCGCGACGACCGGACTGACCGCCAAACTGCGTCAGTTCCAGCCCGGGTGGGACCCCGGCCTGTCCAACAGCACCTTCGCCACCACCGTCTGCCCGGCATGGATGCTCGGCCACATCACGGAGAAGGCCGGGCCGAAGAACAAGGGCAAGTGGGACGTCGCCAAGGCTCCCAAGGGCGCCAACTGGGGCGGTTCCTTCCTCGGCGTGATGGAGAAGAGCCCGGTCAAGGAGGAGGCGAAGAAGCTGGTCGCCTGGCTCACCGCGCCCGAGCAGCAGGAATTCGTCTTCCAGAAGCTCGGGAACTTCCCCTCCTCGCAGAAGGCGCTGACGTCGCCGGCCGTGACCGGGGCCGAGCAGGAGTACTTCGGTGGGGCGCCCATCGGCGAGATCTTCGGCGCAGCGGCCCAGGAGATCCCCGACGAGCAGGTCCTCGGACGCAAGGACGGCACGATCAAGGACATCTTCTCGCAGGGTCTGACGCTGATCGAGTCCCAGAACAAGAGCCCGGAAGAGGCCTGGAAGACCACCGACGAGCGGATCAAGAAGGCCACTGGCTGAGCCCGTCCCCGTCCGCCCGGTGACCGCGCCGCCCCGCACTGGGCAGGCGGTCACCGGGGTCGAGCCCTCCGTACCCAGGCCTCACAGGAAGGTTGTTCCCGTGGCCGCTTCCACCCCCGTCGCGCCGGCCGGCGGACCCGTCGGCAAGCCGGCGCCCGGCGCGCCCGATGCCCCCGCGCCCCCGCGCCGGCGCGCCCTGCTCCACCGCCTGGACGTGCGCGGCGCGCCCTACGCCTTCGTCGCCCCGTTCTTCGTCGTCTTCGCGGCCTTCAGCTTCTATCCGCTCGTGTACACCTCGTGGATCTCCCTGCACCGGGTCGAGCTCGCCACCATGAACGTCATGGAGTGGGTGGCCTTCGACAACTACGTCGCGCTGTGGGAGGACGAACGCTTCTGGAACGCGGTCGGCAACACCATCACCCTCGGCGTGATCTCCACCGTGCCGCAGCTGCTGATGGCCCTCGGCCTCGCCCACCTGCTCAACTACCGTATGCGCGGCTCGACCTTCTTCCGGGTCGCCGCCCTCACCCCGTACGCCACCTCGGTCGGTGCGGCCGCGCTCGTGTTCACCATGCTCTTCGAACGCGACTTCGGCATGATCAACTGGGTGCTGGGCCTGGCCGGCTTCGAGAACGTCGACTTCGAGAACAACAAGTGGGCCGCTCAGATCGCCATCTCCACGATCGTGATCTGGCGATGGACCGGCTACAACGCCCTGCTCTACCTCGCCGCCATGCAGGCCGTCCCGCGGGAGCGTTACGAAGCGGCCGCCATCGACGGCGCCTCCCGCTGGCAGCAGTTCCTCACCGTCACCGTCCCCGGAATCCGCTCCACCATCGTCTTCACCATCGTGCTGTCGACGATCGGCGCGACGCAGTTGTTCGGCGAACCGCTCATCTTCGGACAGGGCCCCAACGGCATCACCGGCGGCGCCGACAACCAGTACCAGACCCTCGGACTGCTGCTGTACGAGGAGGGCTGGAAGAACTACCAGATGGGCCGTGCCGCGACCGTCGCATGGGTCATGTTCCTCCTGCTGGTCCTCGTCTTCGTCGTGCAGCGCCTTGTCAGGCGCGCCGCGTCCCGCAGGTCCGGACCGACCAGGAGCACCGCATCATGACCACCGACAGTCTCCCGGCCCGGGCCGAACACGGGCCCGGCGCCGTGCAGGAATCCCCTGGCAGGGTCCGTCGCCGTCCGATGATGCGGATGCGGGCCGGCCGTCAGCACCACGCCGGCCCGCTCGCCTACGTGCTCCTCGCGATCGCGGCGCTCACCTCGCTGTTCCCGCTGTACTGGACGATGGTGGCGGCCTCTACGGACAACACGCGGGTGACCCAGACGCCGCCCCCGCTGCTGCCCGGACCGAACCTGTTCGAGAACCTGGCCAGGGCCTGGGACGAGGCCGCCATGGGCAAGGCGATGGTCAACAGCCTGATCGTCGCCGGCTGCATCGCGCTGGCGACGGTGCTCTTCGCCACGCTCGCCGGTTTCGCCTTCGCCAAGCTGCGGTTCAAGGCACGCAACGCGCTGCTGATGCTGGTCATCGGCACGATGATGGTGCCGCCCCAACTCAGCGTCGTACCGCTGTTCATGATGATGAGCGACCTTGGCTGGGGCAGAAGCTGCCCGCCGTCATCTTCCCGACCCTGGTGAGCGCCGTCGGTGTGTTCTTCATGCGGCAGTACCTCGCCGAGGCCCTGCCCGACGAACTCGTCGAGGCGGGCCGGGTGGACGGCGCCCACTCGCTC
Coding sequences within it:
- a CDS encoding class I SAM-dependent methyltransferase — encoded protein: MDRQQISRLAHADHPVASPLDDDSVRLLLRHGIRSGAERVLDLGCGGGEWLLRALAAQPRLKGDGVDVSEDALARARETATELGVHERLALHHRDAAGFDSPHTFDLVISTGAAHAFGGLLPTLAAARTHLAPGGRVLIGDGFWKREPSQEAVEMLGDLTDLATTVERVVDDGWTPVHGHVSTRQELDAYEWSWTGSLATWALDHRDDPDSTQALAAATAHRSDWLRVYRDSWGFVSLVLRRTTD
- a CDS encoding LacI family DNA-binding transcriptional regulator: MGGSRRPTIKTVAARAGVGRTTVSRVINGSELVSDEARDAVLAAIAELGYVPNSVARGLVTSRTDSIALVIPESESRLGSEPYFSAVIRGVSTGLADTRTQLQLVLVRDKGEQDQLTDSVAARRVDGVLLVSVHEHDPLPGLLEDMGLPTVLAGRRSPAESLSHAHSDNVGGAAAAVRHLVERGRRTITTITGPLDMDVGRSRLHGWRDALGTAGRDSGGHLVAAADFTEEGGRQAMRSLLERVPDLDAVFAASDVMAVGAMSELRAQGRRIPEDVAVIGFDDSFIARHTDPPLTTVRQPVEEIGRTIARILLAEITDPGARRQHVVLPTELVVRDST
- a CDS encoding extracellular solute-binding protein, which translates into the protein MTRNQKLLRTRITGTVSGLAALGLIVGCSSGGDSGTGGGVRDGKVTITMGLFGVMGYKETGLLDRYMKENPNVTIKADVAGDEQTYYTALQTHLAAGSGLKDIQGIEIGRAKELVDTQADKFVDLSGVPGIDHYLPWKLSQVTTPDKKLIGLGTDIGPMAVCYRKDLFEQAGLPTDRNEVAKLWAGDWSKYVQAGKDFKAGSKGDGVSFMDSASGLFNAMIYGNSEQFYDKDGELIYQDSPAVAAAWNLASQAATTGLTAKLRQFQPGWDPGLSNSTFATTVCPAWMLGHITEKAGPKNKGKWDVAKAPKGANWGGSFLGVMEKSPVKEEAKKLVAWLTAPEQQEFVFQKLGNFPSSQKALTSPAVTGAEQEYFGGAPIGEIFGAAAQEIPDEQVLGRKDGTIKDIFSQGLTLIESQNKSPEEAWKTTDERIKKATG
- a CDS encoding sugar ABC transporter permease; the encoded protein is MAASTPVAPAGGPVGKPAPGAPDAPAPPRRRALLHRLDVRGAPYAFVAPFFVVFAAFSFYPLVYTSWISLHRVELATMNVMEWVAFDNYVALWEDERFWNAVGNTITLGVISTVPQLLMALGLAHLLNYRMRGSTFFRVAALTPYATSVGAAALVFTMLFERDFGMINWVLGLAGFENVDFENNKWAAQIAISTIVIWRWTGYNALLYLAAMQAVPRERYEAAAIDGASRWQQFLTVTVPGIRSTIVFTIVLSTIGATQLFGEPLIFGQGPNGITGGADNQYQTLGLLLYEEGWKNYQMGRAATVAWVMFLLLVLVFVVQRLVRRAASRRSGPTRSTAS